A window from Gossypium raimondii isolate GPD5lz chromosome 7, ASM2569854v1, whole genome shotgun sequence encodes these proteins:
- the LOC105788320 gene encoding eukaryotic translation initiation factor 5A-2: MSDDDHHFESKADAGASKTYPQQAGTIRKNGYIVIKGRPCKVVEVSTSKTGKHGHAKCHFVGIDIFTGKKLEDIVPSSHNCDVPHVNRTDYQLIDISEDGFVSLLTDSGDTKDDLRLPTDENLLKQIKDGFGEGKDLVVSVMSAMGEEQICALKDIGPK; encoded by the exons ATGTCGGACGACGATCATCATTTCGAATCCAAGGCTGATGCCGGCGCCTCCAAAACCTATCCTCAGCAAGCCGGTACTATCCGTAAGAACGGCTATATCGTCATTAAAGGCCGTCCCTGCAAG GTTGTGGAAGTTTCCACCTCCAAGACGGGGAAGCACGGTCATGCTAAGTGTCACTTCGTTGGGATCGATATCTTCACTGGCAAGAAGTTGGAAGATATTGTTCCCTCCTCCCATAACTGTGAT GTTCCGCATGTCAATCGTACTGACTACCAATTGATTGACATTTCTGAGGATGGATTT gTGAGCTTGCTGACTGATAGTGGTGATACTAAGGACGATCTGAGGCTCCCAACTGATGAGAACTTGTTGAAACAG ATCAAGGATGGGTTTGGTGAGGGAAAAGACCTGGTGGTGTCTGTTATGTCGGCCATGGGGGAGGAGCAGATCTGTGCTCTCAAGGACATTGGTCCGAAATAG